The genomic region GGCGGCCAAAGCGCTCCGCAGGGGATTCCACGTAATGTTGTTCAGCGACAACGTCAGCATCGAGGACGAGTTGCGGCTTAAGTTGCTCGCCCGTGAAAAGGGCCTGCTCCTGATGGGACCGGACTGTGGCACGGCCATAATCAATGGCGTTCCTTTGGGGTTCGCAAATGCAGTCAGACGCGGCACCATCGGCATCGTAGGGGCGGCTGGCACCGGCATTCAGCAGGTTTCCGTGCTGATCGACCGCCTCGAGGCCGGGATATCGCAGGCGGTCGGTACCGGCGGGCGGGACGTTTCGGCGCGAGTCGGGGGCATCGCCATGCTTCAGGGCCTGGCCGCCCTGGAAGCAGACGAAGGCACGCGTGTGATCGTGCTCGTGGCCAAACCGCCTGCTCCCGAAACTGCCGAAGCAGTGCTCGCTGCTGTAGCCAATTGTGAGAAGCCGGTGGTGGTAGTGTTCCTCGGCGGTAACCGGGAGGCAATACGGCGCGCGGGCGGGTACGCTGCAGACACCCTGGAGGAAGCCGCGGTGATGGCTGTGGCCCTCGATCGGGGAGAGAGTGCGTTCGAGGCGGTACGTGATGCGGGGGTCGAGCTAACCTCGGTTGCTCGGCAAGAGGTCGACCGGATGGCGCCCGGGCAGAAATTCCTGCGCGGCCTGTATTCCGGAGGCACGCTTTGCGATGAGGCTATGCTGCTCCTTCGGGAGAGGGTTGGCCCCGTTTATTCGAACACGCCCCTCGAACCAGGCTGGCGGCTTCGCGATTCGTGGGTGAGCACGGGGGACACGGTCGTGGACTTGGGGGATGACGAGTTCACGCGCGGAAGGCCCCACCCCATGATCGATCCTGCGTTGCGCCTGCAAAGGCTTGAGCGCGAGGCAAGTGACCCCGAGGTGGCCGTTGTCTTGCTGGATGTGGTGCTGGGATACGGGGCGCACCCGGACCCGGGCTCGGTGCTCGCCGAAGGTGTGGTCCGGGCGAAGGAGCTGGCTGCTTCCCAGGGGCGGTACCTCAGCGTCGTCGCCTCTGTGTGCGGAACGCGTGGTGATCCGCAGGATCTGGACAGGCAGGAGGCGGTGCTGCGTGCGGCGGGGGTGGTGTTGCAGCCGAGCAATGCCCGTGCGGCCCGCCTGGCGGGCCTGATAGCCAGCATGGCACGGGCACGCAGTTAGGACGGGAGGATGCTGCCATGTCTCCAGTGGTGGATCTGTTTCGCCGGGAACTGAGAGTAATCAACATCGGACTCAGGGAGTTCGCTGATACCCTGCGAGAAGTCGGAGCGCAGCACGTACACGTGGACTGGCGTCCTCCCGCCGGGGGCAAACCGGAGCTGATCGCTGCCCTATCAGAGTTGGAAGAGCGGTTCGATGCGGTGGAATCCGCGAACAGAGAGGCCTTCGAGCGCATTTGCGGCTCCCAACCCGTTTGGATCGACGTGGCCAGGGCGGATGAAGTTGTTCCGGGGATGAGGCGGAACGTGGTCCTCCACGCCGGCCCCCCGCTCCGGTGGGAGGAGGCGTGCGGGCCGGTCAGGGGTGCCGTCATAGGGGCTTTGCTGTACGAGGGCCTGGCTGGTTCGCCCGCCGAGGCGGAGCGCCTGGTCCAAAGTGGAGAGGTGCAGCTGTCACCGTGCCACCATCACGGCGCGGTTGGCCCCATGGCTGGGGTCGTGTCCGCCTCCATGCCGGTGGTTGTGGTCGAGAACCGGGCATACGGTAACCGCGCATTCGCCACTCTGAACGAAGGCCTGGGCAGGGTACTGCGCTTCGGCGCGTATTCCGAGGAGGTCATCAGCCGCCTGCGGTGGATGAGGGACGTGTTGGCGCCTGCCTTGAGGGACGTGGTCCGGGCCAGCGGGGGCATCGACCTGAAACAGATCATCGCCAGGGCGTTGCACATGGGAGACGAGTGCCACAACCGGAACGCGGCGGCCACTTCCCTGCTGGTGCGGGGGTTGTTGCCGCACTTCGGTAACGCGGGTGTCAGTGGTGCCGTGGTCGCTGAGGTGGGGGAGTTCCTGAGCCGGAACGACCACTTCTTCTTGAACCTCTCCATGGCTGCGTGCAAGGCCACCATGGACGCAGCCCACGGGATGCCGAACTGCACGCTCGTGACGGCCATGGCGCGGAACGGTACCCGGTTCGGCATTCGTGTTAGCGGCACGGGGGATCGGTGGTTCACTGCGGCCGCCCCCCGTGTAAACGGGCTCTACTTCGTGGGGTTCACGGCGGAAGATGCCAACCCCGACCTGGGGGACAGCAGCATAACGGAGACGGCGGGTCTGGGGGGATTCGCGATGGCGGCGGCTCCGGCCATTGTTCAGTTCGTGGGCGGGACGCCGGAGGATGCCGTGGCCCTGACGCGCGAGATGGGGGAGATTTGCTTCGGGCGCAACCAGACGTTCACCATACCCGTGCTGGGCTTCGTGGGAACGCCTGCGGGGATAGACGTGAGAAAGGTGGTGGAAACGGGGATCACTCCGGTCATCAACACGGGGATCGCTCACAGGGAAGCGGGGATGGGGCAGGTGGGTGCCGGGCTGACCCGGGCGCCTATGGAGTGCTTTGAAGAGGCTTTGCAGGCACTGGCGGGGTTGTGAGCATCGCCTGTAGGGAACTCAGGTGAGAAGGTGGTGGAATATGAAACC from Bacillota bacterium harbors:
- a CDS encoding FdrA family protein, with the protein product AAKALRRGFHVMLFSDNVSIEDELRLKLLAREKGLLLMGPDCGTAIINGVPLGFANAVRRGTIGIVGAAGTGIQQVSVLIDRLEAGISQAVGTGGRDVSARVGGIAMLQGLAALEADEGTRVIVLVAKPPAPETAEAVLAAVANCEKPVVVVFLGGNREAIRRAGGYAADTLEEAAVMAVALDRGESAFEAVRDAGVELTSVARQEVDRMAPGQKFLRGLYSGGTLCDEAMLLLRERVGPVYSNTPLEPGWRLRDSWVSTGDTVVDLGDDEFTRGRPHPMIDPALRLQRLEREASDPEVAVVLLDVVLGYGAHPDPGSVLAEGVVRAKELAASQGRYLSVVASVCGTRGDPQDLDRQEAVLRAAGVVLQPSNARAARLAGLIASMARARS
- a CDS encoding DUF1116 domain-containing protein produces the protein MSPVVDLFRRELRVINIGLREFADTLREVGAQHVHVDWRPPAGGKPELIAALSELEERFDAVESANREAFERICGSQPVWIDVARADEVVPGMRRNVVLHAGPPLRWEEACGPVRGAVIGALLYEGLAGSPAEAERLVQSGEVQLSPCHHHGAVGPMAGVVSASMPVVVVENRAYGNRAFATLNEGLGRVLRFGAYSEEVISRLRWMRDVLAPALRDVVRASGGIDLKQIIARALHMGDECHNRNAAATSLLVRGLLPHFGNAGVSGAVVAEVGEFLSRNDHFFLNLSMAACKATMDAAHGMPNCTLVTAMARNGTRFGIRVSGTGDRWFTAAAPRVNGLYFVGFTAEDANPDLGDSSITETAGLGGFAMAAAPAIVQFVGGTPEDAVALTREMGEICFGRNQTFTIPVLGFVGTPAGIDVRKVVETGITPVINTGIAHREAGMGQVGAGLTRAPMECFEEALQALAGL